A portion of the Thermosediminibacter oceani DSM 16646 genome contains these proteins:
- the spoIIAB gene encoding anti-sigma F factor, with the protein MEMLNEMTIDFLSKSQNEAFARVVVAAFASQLNPTLDELADIKTAVSEAVTNCIIHGYENTVGIVRIKAFLYENEIEIWVQDWGKGIEDIEKARQPLWTSKPELDRSGMGFTIMENFMDRLEVESEPGKGTIVKMYKTIKNKK; encoded by the coding sequence ATGGAAATGTTAAACGAAATGACCATTGATTTTTTAAGCAAATCGCAAAATGAAGCTTTTGCCAGGGTGGTTGTCGCTGCTTTCGCCTCCCAGTTGAACCCTACGCTGGATGAGTTGGCGGATATAAAGACGGCAGTATCGGAGGCCGTTACCAACTGTATAATTCACGGATATGAAAATACCGTTGGCATCGTAAGAATAAAAGCTTTTCTTTATGAGAACGAAATTGAAATATGGGTGCAGGATTGGGGAAAAGGCATTGAGGATATAGAGAAGGCGAGACAGCCTTTATGGACATCCAAACCGGAGTTGGACAGGTCAGGTATGGGATTTACTATAATGGAGAATTTTATGGATAGGCTTGAAGTTGAATCTGAGCCGGGCAAAGGTACAATTGTTAAGATGTACAAGACGATAAAAAATAAGAAATAA
- the spoIIAA gene encoding anti-sigma F factor antagonist has translation MGVVLKSCEDILIVNLKGELDHHMAHLVKEKLEEYLAKRAFKKILFNFKNVTFMDSSGVGMLIGRYKSLQRIGGKVGAVNIGQQVRRIFEISGLFNIIQCYNNEKEAIEKM, from the coding sequence ATGGGGGTCGTTTTGAAATCCTGCGAAGATATACTTATAGTTAATTTAAAAGGAGAATTGGACCATCATATGGCACATTTAGTAAAGGAAAAATTAGAAGAGTACCTTGCAAAACGTGCCTTTAAGAAAATTCTGTTCAATTTTAAAAACGTTACTTTTATGGATAGCTCGGGCGTGGGCATGTTAATAGGACGGTACAAGTCCCTTCAAAGGATAGGAGGGAAAGTAGGAGCGGTTAATATTGGCCAGCAGGTGAGAAGGATTTTTGAAATATCCGGTCTTTTTAACATTATACAATGCTACAATAATGAAAAAGAAGCCATTGAGAAAATGTAG
- the sigF gene encoding RNA polymerase sporulation sigma factor SigF: MDSNKSMELLKKAKEGDQEAKSELVSLNLGLVWSIVKRFTNRGYEIEDLFQIGSIGLLKAIEKFDFSYNVKFSTYAVPMIIGEIRRYIRDDRPIKMTRSLRDFSIKIQNAKERLAKELNREPTIAELAEELGATPEELVVGLEAAQPIISLNDVAFQEDGSPIYYMDQLNSDEHHQNQWLDTIALKEALSKLDKLERQIIILRYFKDKTQTEVAKILGITQVQVSRLERKILAKIRNMLTL, from the coding sequence ATGGATTCCAATAAATCAATGGAATTGTTAAAAAAAGCGAAAGAGGGAGATCAGGAAGCCAAAAGCGAATTGGTTTCTTTGAATCTTGGCCTGGTCTGGAGTATAGTCAAGAGATTCACGAATAGGGGTTACGAGATTGAAGACCTTTTTCAAATTGGAAGTATCGGGCTACTAAAGGCCATAGAAAAGTTTGACTTTTCCTATAACGTAAAATTTTCCACGTATGCCGTCCCAATGATAATCGGTGAGATAAGAAGGTACATAAGAGATGACAGGCCCATAAAAATGACCAGATCTTTAAGAGATTTTTCCATCAAAATTCAGAATGCAAAAGAAAGACTGGCGAAAGAATTAAACAGGGAACCGACTATAGCAGAACTCGCTGAAGAACTGGGTGCTACTCCCGAAGAATTGGTGGTAGGACTTGAAGCTGCACAGCCCATAATTTCGTTAAATGATGTGGCATTTCAGGAAGACGGCTCTCCCATTTACTATATGGACCAGTTAAACAGCGATGAACATCACCAAAACCAGTGGCTTGACACCATCGCCCTCAAAGAGGCTTTGTCAAAACTGGATAAACTCGAGAGGCAGATCATTATACTGAGGTACTTTAAAGATAAAACTCAAACGGAAGTTGCCAAAATTCTGGGGATAACTCAGGTCCAGGTTTCGAGATTAGAGAGGAAGATACTCGCCAAAATCAGGAATATGCTTACTTTGTAA
- the spoVAC gene encoding stage V sporulation protein AC codes for MPKFTQEQKEYQEFVKNIRPKPPYLQNIIMAFLVGGLICAIGQGILNLYVSLGLERTKEAAAATSVTLIFLGAFLTGLGIYDRIGKNAGAGSIVPITGFANSIVAPAMEFKREGYVFGVAAKMFVVAGPVLVYGITSSAIIGLIYYLLKL; via the coding sequence ATGCCAAAATTTACACAGGAACAAAAGGAATACCAGGAGTTTGTTAAAAACATTAGGCCCAAACCCCCCTATCTGCAAAATATCATAATGGCATTCCTTGTAGGAGGATTGATATGCGCCATCGGCCAGGGAATATTAAACCTTTACGTTTCCCTGGGTCTTGAAAGAACTAAAGAAGCCGCCGCGGCCACATCGGTTACACTGATTTTTTTAGGTGCCTTTCTAACCGGTTTGGGTATATACGACAGAATAGGCAAAAACGCTGGGGCAGGTTCAATTGTACCTATAACCGGGTTTGCCAACTCCATCGTGGCACCGGCTATGGAATTCAAAAGAGAGGGATATGTTTTCGGAGTAGCAGCAAAAATGTTTGTAGTAGCAGGCCCCGTATTGGTATATGGAATAACATCCTCGGCAATCATCGGACTTATTTACTATCTATTAAAGCTTTAG
- a CDS encoding dodecin family protein: MTVKIIEVVGESKNSFQEAVENAVRDASKTIKNITGVEVRNQTANVEGGKIVEYKADVAIAFKVEGTTEV; encoded by the coding sequence ATGACGGTAAAAATTATAGAAGTGGTAGGAGAATCTAAAAATAGTTTTCAGGAGGCTGTAGAAAACGCCGTTCGCGACGCCAGCAAGACTATAAAAAACATCACGGGTGTTGAGGTGCGGAATCAGACTGCTAACGTTGAAGGTGGTAAAATAGTAGAATACAAAGCTGATGTGGCCATCGCTTTCAAAGTAGAAGGCACCACAGAAGTATAA